The following are encoded in a window of Candidatus Nitrosotalea sinensis genomic DNA:
- a CDS encoding 6-pyruvoyl trahydropterin synthase family protein, with protein sequence MPAGSTILDSDFKYIDGKGNLLRSRTELSIAQMLEFLQIEYQYDYDITLKNGKKTRVDFKTDKGIIEVIDVESDITKYKELKQELSDTKVIALGHPKFSARLSELQDIILYKTQEVQTGSIFMEDQSFAFDYAHILPLVEKCSILHGHTSSVTVELVGEMKNNLLMDFGDAKKIIKEVISILDHKFFINEKYLIKEEDDQYRIAFDGPKGKFDLQVPKHTTYLLKGEATVENLSTELIKLLVPKMPKNIEAVGVYIYEGYNKGAHIISQISKI encoded by the coding sequence ATGCCAGCAGGCTCTACAATTTTGGATTCTGATTTTAAGTACATAGACGGGAAAGGGAATTTGCTAAGAAGCAGAACCGAACTTTCAATAGCTCAGATGCTAGAGTTTCTACAGATAGAATATCAATATGATTATGATATAACATTAAAAAATGGAAAAAAAACTAGGGTCGATTTTAAGACAGACAAGGGAATAATCGAAGTAATAGACGTTGAGTCAGACATAACAAAATACAAGGAACTCAAACAAGAACTATCTGATACAAAGGTGATTGCACTTGGGCATCCAAAATTTTCAGCAAGACTGTCAGAGCTCCAAGACATTATCTTATACAAGACTCAGGAGGTTCAGACAGGTTCCATATTTATGGAAGACCAGTCATTTGCATTTGACTATGCCCACATACTTCCTCTGGTGGAAAAATGTTCTATCTTACATGGACATACATCTTCAGTAACAGTAGAACTAGTAGGTGAGATGAAAAATAATCTATTGATGGATTTTGGCGACGCTAAAAAAATAATTAAAGAAGTAATTTCAATTTTAGATCACAAGTTTTTCATAAATGAGAAATATCTAATCAAAGAAGAAGATGATCAGTACAGAATTGCATTTGATGGACCAAAGGGAAAGTTTGATCTTCAAGTTCCAAAACATACAACATATCTTTTGAAAGGAGAAGCAACTGTTGAAAATTTGTCTACTGAATTAATAAAACTACTAGTTCCAAAGATGCCAAAAAATATCGAGGCAGTAGGCGTCTACATCTACGAGGGCTACAACAAGGGAGCCCACATCATATCACAAATATCAAAGATCTAG
- a CDS encoding 4a-hydroxytetrahydrobiopterin dehydratase: MQRLSEEQIKSELSRLQGWSVVNGKLHKDYIFDDFIDAFGFMSKAAIHIEKMNHHPEWFNVYNKISIDLVTHDAGGITQNDISLAKTLDLLKN, translated from the coding sequence ATGCAAAGACTTTCCGAAGAGCAGATAAAGTCAGAGTTGTCAAGATTGCAAGGATGGAGTGTCGTAAACGGAAAACTTCACAAAGACTACATCTTTGATGATTTTATTGATGCCTTTGGTTTCATGTCCAAGGCTGCAATACACATAGAAAAGATGAATCATCATCCAGAGTGGTTTAATGTGTACAACAAGATATCAATTGACTTGGTGACCCATGATGCTGGCGGCATAACTCAAAATGATATTTCCCTTGCAAAGACTTTGGATTTGCTAAAAAACTAG
- the purB gene encoding adenylosuccinate lyase → MAILPIDGGRYGTDKMKEIFDDQKKITYQLEIEAAVALSQAEIGMVPRDAAANISKMARSGKITVKRVKQLESKSDHDTAALVEALSELCKPSAKPWIHYGLTSNDLVDTSNSLQIRDTLRIIEPKVARLALILSEQAVKYKALPAVGRTHGQHASIISFGLKFANWALEMSTHVQRIEELKKRVLICKTLGVVGTGSLMGAKALEVQKRVAKKLELYPADVTTQVVARERYAELVFYMALIGSTLEKIAVEIRNLQRTEIGEVAESFKKGQMGSSAVPVKRNPVKSERVTSLSKLLRSQISVAFENIPLWHERDLTNSANERFIIPTGAILLDEMLETMTRIVGSLFVNQDRIRQNLEITRGQIFAEFVLDAMIQKGVPRFEAYRDIQRVAFASSEDGTDFRDAVRNDKAFSSHLTDQEIDEIFVPENHLGASFDIIKNVSTKIRGLCSKFS, encoded by the coding sequence ATGGCAATTCTTCCAATCGATGGAGGTCGTTATGGCACTGACAAGATGAAAGAGATTTTCGATGATCAAAAAAAGATAACATACCAATTAGAGATAGAGGCTGCAGTTGCTCTCTCCCAAGCAGAAATAGGAATGGTTCCACGAGACGCTGCAGCAAACATATCAAAGATGGCAAGGTCCGGCAAGATTACAGTCAAGAGAGTAAAGCAACTAGAATCAAAAAGCGACCATGATACAGCAGCTTTGGTGGAGGCACTAAGTGAATTATGCAAGCCTTCTGCCAAGCCATGGATACATTATGGTCTTACAAGTAATGATTTGGTTGACACCAGCAACTCACTGCAGATAAGGGACACATTACGAATCATAGAACCAAAAGTAGCAAGACTTGCACTCATTCTCTCAGAGCAGGCAGTAAAATACAAGGCACTTCCAGCAGTAGGTAGAACTCACGGTCAGCATGCAAGCATAATATCATTTGGATTAAAGTTTGCAAATTGGGCACTTGAAATGTCAACTCATGTGCAAAGAATTGAAGAGCTCAAAAAAAGAGTCTTGATCTGCAAGACATTAGGAGTAGTTGGAACAGGCTCTCTGATGGGAGCCAAGGCACTTGAGGTACAAAAAAGAGTTGCAAAAAAGCTTGAATTGTATCCAGCAGATGTCACAACCCAGGTGGTTGCACGTGAAAGATATGCAGAACTTGTTTTTTACATGGCCCTAATTGGATCAACACTTGAAAAGATTGCAGTAGAAATTCGCAACCTACAGAGAACTGAGATAGGCGAAGTAGCCGAGTCTTTCAAAAAGGGACAGATGGGAAGTAGCGCAGTACCCGTAAAGAGAAATCCTGTAAAAAGTGAGAGAGTTACATCGCTTTCAAAATTATTGCGAAGCCAGATATCAGTAGCATTTGAGAACATCCCATTGTGGCATGAAAGAGACTTGACAAATTCAGCAAATGAGAGATTCATCATCCCAACTGGCGCAATATTGCTTGACGAGATGCTTGAAACCATGACAAGAATTGTAGGCTCACTTTTTGTCAACCAAGACAGAATAAGACAAAATCTAGAGATAACAAGAGGACAGATATTTGCAGAGTTTGTCCTAGATGCAATGATCCAAAAAGGAGTACCGAGATTTGAAGCATATAGAGACATACAGAGAGTGGCATTTGCATCATCAGAGGACGGTACAGATTTTAGAGACGCAGTAAGAAATGACAAGGCATTCTCTTCTCACCTTACAGACCAAGAGATTGATGAGATTTTCGTTCCTGAAAATCACCTTGGAGCCTCATTTGACATAATAAAGAATGTCTCAACCAAGATCAGAGGTCTTTGTTCCAAGTTTTCTTGA
- a CDS encoding valine--tRNA ligase, translating to MEPTIKETAWNPEIEKQILKQWDESHIYDFKAEGDVFVIDTPPPYPSGRPWHIGAASHYAQIDMIARTARMFGKNVLFPIGIDRNGLPVEMYTEKKHNIRMHETERGEFLKLCATALDDLEAEMIQIMKSLGLSGNFAEYYRTDSEKYRTLTQSTFIEMWKKGQIYLANRPNNYDWVTGTTIADAEITYEEIPTKLVHMKFKIKESDRTIIIASTRPELLCACQTVIVNPDDERYADVIRNKVTIPLVNREVEIRTHPSAEKEFGSGAVMVCSYGDQNDVALFRDLKLEEIAAVGMNGRMKEVAGSYAGLKVKQAREKIIEDLQNQGFVEKIENINHRTPISERSKTAIEIISMEEYYLKQKDSVEKIKELGSKIDFHPSMHKQILMNWLESISIDWPISRRRFYGTEIPIWYCKKCNEPHVPEPGRYYRPWKDPSPISKCTKCDSTEFVGEHRTFDTWMDSSVSPLYITKYKQDEEFFKKTYPTTIRPQSKDIVRTWLYYTILRCEQLTGKTPWTDAWIMGYGVDEHGAKMSKSKGNVIDPLPVIQKFGADTFRFWSASEINLGYDFRCSEQKIETTKKFLSKLWNVSRFLSGFPIINSGTLSASDKWILSELDKVIEECKKGYSEYNFFVPATALREFTWNLFAAHYIEMVKGRAYSSGFTEQERDGAIFTLHKVLSSVLILLAPITPFITDYLWQNLYSKDTVHHQKFVKSEGHEDWTRFTKEITEFNSEVWNKKKSMNLSLKDTIEMTIPENLEPFSKDLKAMHNII from the coding sequence ATGGAGCCAACTATCAAGGAGACCGCATGGAATCCAGAGATTGAAAAACAGATACTAAAACAATGGGACGAGTCTCACATTTACGATTTCAAGGCAGAAGGAGATGTCTTTGTGATTGATACTCCTCCTCCATATCCATCGGGAAGGCCGTGGCACATTGGTGCAGCATCACATTATGCACAAATAGACATGATTGCAAGAACTGCAAGAATGTTTGGCAAAAATGTCTTGTTCCCCATAGGAATAGACCGAAATGGTTTGCCTGTGGAGATGTACACAGAAAAAAAACACAACATAAGAATGCATGAGACAGAAAGAGGAGAATTTTTGAAACTTTGTGCAACTGCATTAGATGATCTTGAGGCAGAAATGATACAAATAATGAAGAGTCTAGGCCTTAGCGGTAATTTTGCAGAATATTACAGAACAGATTCGGAAAAATATCGTACACTCACCCAGTCTACATTCATAGAAATGTGGAAAAAGGGCCAGATTTATCTTGCAAACAGGCCCAATAACTATGACTGGGTCACTGGTACTACCATTGCTGATGCAGAGATAACCTATGAAGAAATTCCAACAAAACTCGTGCATATGAAATTTAAGATAAAAGAATCTGACAGAACTATAATCATTGCAAGTACAAGACCTGAGCTACTATGTGCATGTCAGACAGTAATTGTAAATCCTGATGATGAAAGATATGCAGATGTTATCAGAAACAAAGTGACAATTCCGCTTGTAAACAGAGAAGTTGAGATAAGAACACATCCATCTGCTGAAAAAGAATTCGGTTCCGGTGCAGTAATGGTATGTAGCTATGGTGATCAAAATGATGTTGCACTGTTTCGAGATTTGAAACTAGAAGAGATTGCCGCAGTAGGAATGAATGGTAGAATGAAAGAAGTGGCAGGATCATATGCAGGACTAAAGGTAAAACAAGCAAGAGAGAAAATAATTGAAGATCTTCAAAACCAAGGTTTTGTAGAAAAGATAGAGAACATCAATCATCGCACCCCAATATCTGAGAGAAGCAAGACTGCAATAGAAATCATCTCAATGGAGGAGTATTATTTGAAACAAAAAGATTCTGTTGAAAAGATAAAGGAATTAGGATCAAAGATTGATTTTCACCCATCAATGCACAAACAAATTCTCATGAACTGGCTAGAATCAATCTCAATTGACTGGCCCATATCAAGAAGGAGATTTTACGGAACGGAGATACCCATATGGTATTGCAAAAAATGTAACGAACCACATGTTCCAGAACCTGGAAGATATTACAGGCCATGGAAGGACCCAAGCCCCATATCAAAGTGTACCAAGTGCGATTCCACGGAATTTGTGGGAGAGCATCGCACCTTTGACACCTGGATGGACTCTAGTGTGTCTCCCCTATACATAACAAAATACAAACAAGATGAGGAATTTTTCAAAAAAACCTATCCTACTACAATCAGACCCCAATCAAAGGACATTGTACGTACATGGCTTTATTACACAATACTACGATGTGAGCAACTCACAGGAAAGACCCCATGGACTGATGCGTGGATAATGGGCTATGGAGTAGATGAGCATGGTGCCAAGATGAGTAAGAGTAAGGGAAATGTCATCGATCCTCTCCCAGTCATCCAGAAATTTGGAGCTGATACTTTTAGGTTTTGGAGTGCAAGCGAGATAAATTTAGGTTATGACTTTAGGTGTTCTGAACAAAAGATAGAGACTACAAAAAAATTCCTCAGCAAACTTTGGAATGTCTCCAGATTTCTTTCAGGATTTCCAATCATAAATTCCGGAACTCTAAGTGCTTCTGACAAGTGGATACTCTCTGAGCTTGACAAGGTCATAGAGGAATGTAAGAAGGGATATAGCGAATACAACTTTTTTGTACCAGCCACCGCACTTAGAGAGTTCACATGGAATTTGTTTGCTGCACACTATATTGAGATGGTAAAGGGAAGAGCATACAGCTCAGGATTCACAGAACAAGAAAGAGATGGTGCAATATTTACACTACACAAAGTTTTATCATCTGTTTTGATACTACTTGCACCAATTACACCATTTATCACAGATTATCTTTGGCAGAATCTTTATTCAAAAGATACCGTACATCACCAAAAATTTGTCAAGTCAGAAGGCCATGAAGACTGGACAAGATTTACAAAAGAAATAACAGAATTCAATTCAGAAGTATGGAATAAGAAGAAAAGCATGAACTTGTCTCTGAAAGATACCATAGAAATGACAATACCAGAGAATTTGGAACCATTTTCAAAGGATCTCAAAGCTATGCATAACATAATCTAA
- a CDS encoding asparagine synthase C-terminal domain-containing protein, with protein sequence MKTRSGFDKKLYEQMVQSVESVRGSGKMGISFSGGVDSSLLAKICHDLGCDAVLLTMGFEGSHDVEFSKQIARILGMEHKIEIISVKSFPNIAKKIWNEINVDNLSWNENCIAFYYVAKLAKKYEIDTVVTANGIDELFCGYNAYRDAVSKGEDAVLEMMGDKLDNETKMMKAVNKITSEFGVRIVQPFLSDKFIEFAKTIPIQHKITNKDDLMRKHIVRKLAISIGVPEVSALKQKKAMQYGSLIHKNLLKVKKTWNKDL encoded by the coding sequence ATGAAGACTAGATCAGGGTTTGACAAAAAATTGTATGAACAGATGGTTCAATCTGTAGAATCTGTAAGGGGCTCTGGTAAGATGGGGATATCATTTTCAGGTGGAGTTGATAGTTCGCTTTTGGCAAAAATATGCCATGATCTTGGATGTGATGCGGTGCTTCTTACAATGGGATTTGAGGGTTCACACGATGTTGAATTTTCAAAACAAATTGCAAGGATTCTTGGTATGGAACACAAAATAGAGATAATTTCTGTCAAGTCGTTTCCAAATATTGCAAAAAAGATCTGGAATGAAATCAATGTAGATAATCTGTCATGGAATGAAAACTGTATTGCATTTTATTATGTGGCAAAACTTGCAAAAAAATACGAAATTGATACTGTTGTAACTGCCAATGGTATTGATGAGCTCTTTTGTGGATATAATGCATATCGAGATGCTGTGTCAAAGGGGGAAGATGCGGTACTTGAGATGATGGGTGACAAGCTTGACAATGAAACAAAGATGATGAAAGCAGTGAACAAGATAACGTCTGAATTTGGTGTTAGAATAGTTCAGCCTTTTCTATCTGATAAATTCATTGAATTTGCAAAAACAATTCCGATTCAGCACAAGATAACAAACAAAGATGATCTCATGAGAAAACACATTGTTAGAAAACTTGCCATCTCCATTGGGGTTCCAGAAGTGTCTGCACTAAAGCAAAAAAAAGCCATGCAGTATGGCTCTCTTATTCATAAAAATCTCCTAAAAGTCAAGAAAACTTGGAACAAAGACCTCTGA